One Aegilops tauschii subsp. strangulata cultivar AL8/78 chromosome 2, Aet v6.0, whole genome shotgun sequence genomic window, gtgtgttgaacgcggaggtgccgtccgttcggcactcggtcatcggtgatttggatcacggcgagtacgactccgtcatccacgttcattggaacgcttccgctcgcgatctacatgggtatgtagatgcactcccttcccctcgttgctagtatactccatagatgcatcttggtgaacgtaggaaaattttaaaattatgctacgattcccaacaggttCTGCCTCATATCTAAATAAATTTATTATCCTACTATTCAAATCATGTCGATGGTAGGTCTATTGAAGTTTTATCTTGATATATTACTTTTTTATTTAACTGCTATGTCTATTATATCTGAATCTGTATGGTTTACCCACTTGTGTATCTTGCGGTCTTTGTTTGAATAAAAAGGTGTCATCAAGAGTTTGCGTTTGCCAAACCTGCAAAGGTCTCTACTGTGAGTGATGATTCAGCCTCATATCTGGATAAAATAGCTACCTCACTATTGAAATCATGTCAATGGTAGGTCTGTTGAAGTTCTATCTTGATATAGTACCTTTTTGTTTATCTGCCATGTCTATTATATCTTAATCCGCATGGTTTTCCCACTTGTGTATCTTGCGGTCTTTGTTTGATTAAAAAGGTATCATCAAGAGTTTGAGTTTGGTTAATGGAATTAGGATTATATTCTAGCAGTTGTTTTGTCTTGATTGGATGTTAGACATAAGTGTTAAGATTTCTCAGGCACAAGTCGAGTCATAAAAGGAAAGTAGGCATGATGTACACTTTGACCTTGAACCTACCCTAATCAATCTTTACATCAGGATGGTTACAATATGAAAAGTTTGGTACTGCTGCCTCTGCTTCATATAGAATTGGCAACATACAGGAAATGTTTATGAAAGTTCAAACAAAATAGCCAAGAAGTTGATATAGCAAAGCTTATCAACTACTAACTGATCACGGAAAATAAAGAGACCGATATTCCTTCATCATTAGGCTTCATATTGAAAACGTTTAAACAATAAGCAATATTAGTTCCTTCGACAGCTCCACCTTTTTCCAAAGAAAGTACGTGGTCCTTCCAGAAATCCTTATTTCTCTGCTTTAACAGCTGAAGATGGATTGCTGATTTGGAGTTTGAGAGGCTCATAGATAACTGCGTTCACTGCGCCGACCATTTCTGTTAACGAGCTATACCCATCAGTGTGAGAGTAAAACAATTCATTTATCTTGCACATCTTCCAGAACAGCTCCTTGCATGGCCTAGGAACAACACTATCTTCCCTAAGAACCAACCTTAGCAACTCTCTTCGACACGAGGCTATAGACCTCTGTATCACCTTTTTAGCCGCTTCAGTGGACATAGAACCACCACTTTGAAGAACAAGTAGCGAAACACTATTCACTTTTCCCTGGCTATCCTCCCTCTGCAGGAGTAGGTCAAAAAGATTGTCACAATCTCCGAGCAAGTCTTACGCGTTTAAAGTTCAAACAATATTGCAGCAATCAATATTACTATCGGCTGACATTTTTATTCCCAATTGGATATAAAAATCCAGCTGAATTTTCCATAAAgtttgtgtgactagatatcatAATTCATGTCTAAGTAGATTATGGATTTCTATCCCCTCTCCCTGCTTTCCTCAtataaaatactccctccgtccgaaaaagcttatccctcaaatggatgtatctagcactaacttgatactagacacatccatttgagggacaagcttttttggacggagggagtatataataTCAGGGCAGAAAGTGTCCTTCTAGTTGCGAGCTCAAATGCACGCGCGGTGAATAGTAAAATCAAAATCAATagttaaccccccccccccccccccccccgccccgcgcGAAATTTTGGCAACAAACATTGAAAAAGAAACATTCCTATTGCTCTGCGCAAAAAAACACAATCAATGTCCAAAATGCTTTAAAACATAGTCTTTTGGAGTGTcggttgccccccccccccaagaacATTTAGGAACatcaatgtttgttgcaaaaaaattcagattttcTTGACTTTGGTTATTCCTTTTTAATTTTACAGTTCGTGAGGGACCATTTGAGCTCACGAGTAGAAACTCCTATAAGGGCCCCTTGTATAGTTTTTGGGTAAAAACAATACATATATATCGCTGAAGTTCTATCTATAATAGAACTTAGGTTACAACCTAAAAGAGGTGTTTTCTCGACAACTATAAAACACAGTTGATTAATCTGCAACGTTTGAATCAGAATCCACTATGACAAGTTGTGTGTAGATATCCTTTCTTCATCAATTAATATGGAATTTAACTTTATAGCCTCTCAGGGTGATCATTCAAAAAGTTGACACCGTTTTACATAAAACAGATGACAACTATCATTTTTACCGGGGAGGTTTTCTCCCATCATGGATGGCCGTGTAGTCTTAATATTGGACCTACTGCATCCTAGGCAGCTCTTTATTAACTAccccctccgtccgaaaaagctcgtctctcaaatggatgtatctagcaccaagttagtgctagatacatccatttgagaaACAAGTttgggacaagctttttcggacggagggagtagttctgTAAACTGTCTTTTACGCTTTTGTCGGACTTGTTGGCTATGTGCATCTTGTATCAGCCGTGTATTTGCTCATTGTGGTTGTATCAATTCGATATGacatttgaatgaatgccctttATCGAAAGAACCAATTCTTTTTGTGAGAACTTATTGCCCATTAGAGGTAAATATGGTAGTGGTACCAGTAAACTCACCCATTACTTGTATGTATCGGAAAAGGGAAATATTTGTGTAATGATATATGCTATTATAATATAAATATGTAACTTATATTCTATGCAGCTATGGCAAATCTTCATGTGTTTTTTGTCGTAAATGGCACATATACCTCAATGGTTTGGATGTCATTCAGGAGACGGCCATTAGTGCTCATTAACCTGAATAACTCATTGTACTCTTGATCTTTGACAACTGACTCCAAAAGCTCTTGCCCGACAAAGTACAATGACGGGAGCACAATAGGCCCCAATACGTAGGAGAGATTTGCATTTTTCATGTACTCATTGGTCGTTGGCAAATATTTGCACCTCGCCCATTCTGCTTCAGTCATCATAGACCTCAATGCATCTATCCACTGCATATGAAGTTGAACTCATTATCTAAAAAGGATGAACTTCAACATGTAATACTCAACACAATGAAAACCACTCTCAATTCAAAATGAGGGGGTCACAAATGAAACTCACCAGTTCTATCAGGTGTTTCCTAACATCACGGTTTTGTACTGCAGAAGCCATTTCCCCAATCTGATTTACTGTAGTATATGTAGCACAAAATAATATTTTTACTCTCTCAGAGTAAAACTGAAGTTCTTGGTGCTTGTCCCACCTAAGACAACAATTTGGAAATAAAAGCAGGGATGAAAGTATGTTAGCAAGTGCGCAAGAAACCAACACTTAAGAAGAAGCGGAAAAGGAGATCAAATTGAGGAATTGTACTTCTCAACTAAGGCTACAAGGTTTTCTAACTCTTCTCTTGATCCACCGACATCGAAGAAGTCATCAGAAATACTTGTGAGTACAGAAATTTTGGCCCATGTAATCCGAGCATCAGATAGTTCAGGGGGGAATATGGTAGCAGAAGCAGAGAGATAGCAATATGTCAGCTTCTGCCGTGCAAATTGTAGTTGATCCAGCCTGTTCTCTTTCAGCCAACTATGGCAACAAAATTTTGCAGATTGTTCAAGAAAAAAAGTTAATAAGATAAGAGAGCAAAATAGACATATTACCTTTCAAGATGCATGAGTTCATTCTGGTAAATAATCTGAGAAAAGGTGAAATCTTCAATAGCCAAAGCAAGATGGTCTTTGTACACATGACATGGCCTGATTCAACGACATATTTGAAGTTGCTGGATGTAATTTATGTTAATATGATTAGATGAACAATTCCTTTTAAAAAATAAGAATCTTACAAGTATGTTGTCTTAAGCATTTGAGAACCCATAACATTGAAATGTTCAATGTTCCTCCTGTGGTCTAGACGTTCCATTGTGGCATAAAAGGGAAAATTAAGAGCATACTCCACCTGAAATTATGGAAGCATATGATTAATGTAAACTGAACCCTCAAATTTAGGATCAATAATCTTCTGAGTGATAATTGTTTTTCATGCAAGCACCTCCCCAAAGATTGGCTCTCTATGAACCCCATCAGAACACAACTTTTTCAATAACAGGCCGCCTGACCAGCAGCCTATGTTATCTAGGATCAGTTCATTTTCTGATACACTAACTCTTGAAGCCTTGTATAGTTCCAATAAAGATTTTGTATCATCTAGATATCCTTGAAGTGAATTACAGAAAGTGGAGGCTTCAGCAACATGGGACAACTCATCTACGTCAAATTGAACCTTGTTAGTTAGTTTTAAGACCAAAGATAAAATCAATAACAAGAGGATTCCAGCCTAAGGAAACACCTGAGGAAACGTCATATCCATTCATCCGTAAAATACGAAACGCCATTGCGCATGTTGCCACGTCCAGAAAGATTTCCTCATCTCTCTGTAACCATAAACTGCAAACTGAATATAGTCAAGTTTACAAGCTACAAAAGGTACGTACCAAATCTTTACTGATGGTCATTACCTGTATGTCATATCCAGGATGCTCTTTATCTCGCCAGAAAAATGACGAGATATTCCAATCTTCTCAAGTGAATCCACCATTGAAAGCTGACAAGATATATTTGTTGGGAACACTGTTGGCACTGCAATAGACTAATTTAATAAGGTATTCAACAACAACCCAAAGCTTACAAATTCCTCATCATAGTAAAAGGTACACAGTCCCACCTGCGCTACCAAATTTACTAACGAGAAAAATTAGGTATTGGAGGGCTTTTTCATCATAATGGTAGATTAATGCAGCAGCAGTAGTGGAAGGAGAGTTAAACAACGATCCATTCTTCCTCTGGAACTTCATAActtcattccagtccaccagGTTTCCTAACCCTTCGGCAACATAAGCCATGTATGCTTCTCTCCCATCGGATTTATCCCCAGAAAATCTGTATCAAAtacatttttttttcaaaatgttACTCACAAGTAGCTGAATGCTATTTAATTTCAATGGTAATAAAAATACAATATGAATAACATTACACCCATTTTCCAATTCAAATCATGGTTCTTGTGAGAGAAAACTTCAAAAGCGAAAAAAGAAAAATTACAAAATACAAAAAGGATCTTCATGACAAGAAAGAGATAAGAATCAAATTAGCAAATAAATTTCCCCACTCACATTACCAGCTTAATATGAGTGAGCCTGATGTACAAATGGAAAGGGTGTGCATATACAAAGTTTTCATGCCAAAATTGTCATTTGACGAACCTTTTCAACTCCATCTGCCGGACGCTAAGAATCTCATCAACATCAGTTTGTCTAACAGGAAATTCCAAACCCATTCCAATGGCTAGGTTAATCATACCAGGAAAAGTAATATTGAAGCCTATAGGAGCAGCAATCTGCTCATCCATAGAGAATGAGAAATGTTTTCCAACAAAATGTAGTCCTATCTCGCAAAGAGGAAAGATAGTCATGTCAGTACACATCTTTGATCTCAACTAGAGCTTTCAGATTGACCAAGTAGAAGACACTGAAAAGACAACACCAGCAAGTGAGTCCTTTTCCCTACCTCTCTTGATGTGCTCCGGGCCAACATTCCATTTCTTGAGTGCAATAACACAAGCCAATGTGGATAAGAGAATAGACTTGTTGTCTGACAAGTTGAATTCGCCAATACCCCAAGAACCATCATCCTGTTGGTTTTGCAATATCCATTCGACGCAGTGAGGGAAGCATGGAGCCCTTGGATAATTCCGCAAGGGCACCATAGCAACCCATGCCGTGTCGTACGGAGATGGTGACAGTTCAGGGTTCTGGAGCTGCTTATTTATTCTAGCCTCCCGCTCCTGTTTAGTATGAGCAATCGATCGCGGTATTCAGTTGAGACAGTAGAATCGGGGGCAACCCTCAAACCTCAACATTTAACTGAGACCGCTTTTTAATAATATGGCTACATGCATCATTCAGATGCACAGGCCGGGGGTAATCCTCCTTTAAAAAAATTTAACTGAAACAGTGATGTTCATACCTTATTTTGCAGGCTCGCATTTTGTCCTACCAAACTCCCCTCGGCTGTTTGAAGAAAGGAGATTTATGTCAATCACCATCATCTACCAGCTTATACGTTTATTATTTTTTGGTCAAAAAAAATAGTGTTTTCGCTGGTGGTTTTCTGTCAGAACTCGTAAAGTGGTGGCAAACAGTTAATCACGCTGCAATTGTGgtgttttttttttgcttttttactCTAGCCAATGTGGTCGCCCCTAGCGTAACTCCTGTGGGTGGTGGACCCGCAAAGATCCCTGTTTCTTTTGCTTGGGGTACCTTGAAGCAATGGCTCTCTTTGATTTCAGAAAATTCAAAAATTGAGTTGAGAAGTGTGAAATTTCAGGAAAAAACACTGGGAATAGTATTAGAATGAGTAATGTGCCAATAAATTTTTGTGGGAAAATTCATTGATTGGAGGAGGTATGAATGGGAGAAACTGGTAAACTATAGAACAAATATTTCACATGTAAAAATACTTGGGATGTTATTTTTTTTCTCAGCTTGTAAATGAATCGCCATTTTTAGCACAGCTTGTAAATGGATCGGTGGAatttttttttacaagagagcaTATGCTCCCGAGCACATCTCGTAGTTCAGTTCCATCAATTATAGAACTGTGTATACTGACAACTGACAAGTTGCTAAGATGTCATGACAATTGTTTTTTTATACGCAAATTACCTTTTTTGTGGGGAAATACGTAAATTAGCAGCACCTGTCAAATAACTGTGCACATGCATGTCTTAGAGAAGATCCAGGTATCCAACAGCAATTAGGGGTGGAGCTGGACCGCTGGTTCAATCAAGGGTACTCCCATATTCCGCATTTTTAAGTAGGCTTTCTCATGTTTTATTTTTAAGTCAATTATACCGGCGATGCTAGAACTTGGCGTAAATGGTCACTTTGGTGCTAGAAGTTGCGGTGTACATTGAAGTGGTGCAAAACCTTGGCTTGGGCGTGCAAATACAGTGCATATCCCATTTTGTATACATAATCTGTGCTGACTAGGCGCATGGGGTCCGCTGTCAGCCCGTGGACGAGGCAGAATATTTTTTTCGAAAACCCcctcaaaaaatatatttatgccCAGTGGGTCCCGCCCGTGTCAATATTAAAACAAAAAGATTTCACCTAGGTTTTGATCCCGCAACCACAGGTTACCAAAACAACTAGCTAACCACTCCAAACTAAACACATATTAGTTGTCTAATGATCACAACCGTATAAGTATTCAGTGAAAACACATGTGGACCTTAAGTGGGCTGCAGATATTACAGCTCATTTTGCACAAGCAATTTTTAAAAGATATTTTAAAACGTAAGTAATAAAAATTATGTTCCAATATGTTTGTTATCAGTAATTTGtaaataaaaaaaatgaaatatATACACGTGTATATATAAAATATTTAGTTAATACGGACATTTATAATGTGTATTATATACAATGTTTAATGAATACAAAAAAAGTATACACTCCTGGCTTATATTTAAATTTTAAAATCATGAATACAAACATTTACTTAACAACTATAATTATTCGCAAGTGTATATTTTTACTAATGACTTATATTCGAAAACAGTATATATTTTTAGTATTATACACGATTAAATATCCATATCAACAGTTTTTAATAGTATATTTTTACTCATGACTTATGTATATTTATAATTATAAAAATTGAACTATACAAATGTGATTATAATTATTGAATTTTCTGTATAATAAAAATTTATTTTTAAATGTAATTTTAAAAGAAATTGTATCATTttaaataatataaatatattTACAATTCATAAATATTATTTTAAATAAACGAATGTGTTTTGAAATAATACATGAAGATGTTTTCAATATAAGTTATTTCGTTTGGATGCATGGTATTTTTAAAAGAAATATACCATTGTATTGAAAATAACACATGAACATTTTTATTTAGTATACATTTTAAATTTCTGTATTAACTAAATATTTTATATAGTACATGCATGTGTATTTAATTTTATTTATTTACTAACCATGGTTTGTATTTATCTTTAAAAATCAGTGCAAAATGGGCCGCAATACCTGCAGCCCATCCAAACTTCAGATGCGTACCTATTAAATACATGTTGCTAAAAAGAACTTTGTGAAAACATACAGGTTCATTATCCATTGTGTACGTTGTAAGATTATTAATAGCGTACTGGTAGGACATGTTTGCTTTTTTTTTCCTTGGTCGCGTGTTCGAGTCCTGAGCTCCCCTTTTTCCTGTTAATTTTGACCGACGGTACACGCTGGTTGTAGATGAAAAATGGCACGTCCATATGGACcttttctttcaaaaaaaaagaTATATTTCGAGGGTGTTTTCGGAAAAAAGCCACACACCCTCCTCTTCCAGGTCTAGTGGCTGACAGTGggaccactagtagaaaaacgacttttagtaccggttcgtaaggacctttagtaccggttctggaaccgatactaaagagtggggactaaatgtcccccctttagtcccggtttaacatgaaccgggaccaaaggcccaccacgtggcacgaggcGCGCAGTGGtctgggggacctttagtcccggttggtaaggattttttttatttttatttttgaaataaagcaaaaacagCCAGCCTACTGGGCCggcacggcctgcatacgactagaaacccaatctctagttgggccaggatgcaggcccgtacggcccaataggccccacagggcagaagacttgcaatacgcccacaaaggcctgcttagagaggagctcgacacggtagttgcggcggggcttataaaccggtgcgagctcctctcaactagcgaggtgggactaaacattgtgcacTGCGGGTGGCAGCGaaccacctttagtaccggttgatggctccaaccggtactaaagaccctccctttagtaccggttggagccaccaacccgtactaaaggccaccacatctttagtaccggttcgtgacacgaaccggtactaaagattcgccacgaaccggtactaatgagagccgtccgcctggccgttggaaccggcattaatgatcacattagtgccggttcaataccaaaccgggactaatgagtttcacattagaccctttttctactagtggaccTACGCGCCCAGTCAGCGCAGATTCTGTATACCCACGCGATTAGTACTGTATTTGCACGTTTGAGCCAAGTTTTTGCACCACTTGGATGTACACCGCAATTTCTAGCACTAAAGTGACTGTTTGCGCTAAGTTCTAGGACCATCAATGTAATTGACTCTTTATTTTTCTAAAAGCTGGTTATTTGTTCTGGCTGATCGATAAACAACGACGAGTATTTCTCTAACTCGGCGCTGAGAAACATCTGATATAAATAACTGAGATCCATATATATAAAGTAAAAAAGTTCAAAATGAAAAACATATATCCTTATCAGACCGCTGTTAGAATCAACTAGTTATCTGTATGACTGTATgtccccccctctcttccctatctaaaagaaagcaagaaaaaggaaacaAGCAAGAGAGAGTTTCTTACCTGAACAGGAATGGCTCATCGTCTGAGTGCTCCTCACGCACAATGagtagagaggaggaggaggacgatgatGACAGTGAGAGAAGAACTCCGGGCTGTGTGCTCCGGTGAAAGCACGCTGGGCGGAGTTGGCGGAGGCAAGGCCAAGAGGTTGGTTTCTTCGGTGGTGGTGTGGGCGAAACGAGTTTGCCAGGAACGGCGACGACGCAGCAGGGAGGCAACTGCGCGCCTGCCGCCGGCGTGCCGGGACGGCGGAAGATGCCCCAGCTACCCTCGGGCTCGCCATCTAGAGGGTCGATCAGCTGAACGTCGGAGAGCGGTGGCCAAATGCTCAAAAGGTTTATGCGTCGTCTTTGTATATAGGAGTATATTGTTACTATAGAGAGTAGAGACACTTGCTATGTAGTACTCCAGTATAATGC contains:
- the LOC109754648 gene encoding ent-kaur-16-ene synthase, chloroplastic-like, producing the protein IAHTKQEREARINKQLQNPELSPSPYDTAWVAMVPLRNYPRAPCFPHCVEWILQNQQDDGSWGIGEFNLSDNKSILLSTLACVIALKKWNVGPEHIKRGLHFVGKHFSFSMDEQIAAPIGFNITFPGMINLAIGMGLEFPVRQTDVDEILSVRQMELKRFSGDKSDGREAYMAYVAEGLGNLVDWNEVMKFQRKNGSLFNSPSTTAAALIYHYDEKALQYLIFLVSKFGSAVPTVFPTNISCQLSMVDSLEKIGISRHFSGEIKSILDMTYSLWLQRDEEIFLDVATCAMAFRILRMNGYDVSSDELSHVAEASTFCNSLQGYLDDTKSLLELYKASRVSVSENELILDNIGCWSGGLLLKKLCSDGVHREPIFGEVEYALNFPFYATMERLDHRRNIEHFNVMGSQMLKTTYLIRPCHVYKDHLALAIEDFTFSQIIYQNELMHLESWLKENRLDQLQFARQKLTYCYLSASATIFPPELSDARITWAKISVLTSISDDFFDVGGSREELENLVALVEKWDKHQELQFYSERVKILFCATYTTVNQIGEMASAVQNRDVRKHLIELWIDALRSMMTEAEWARCKYLPTTNEYMKNANLSYVLGPIVLPSLYFVGQELLESVVKDQEYNELFRLMSTNGRLLNDIQTIEREDSQGKVNSVSLLVLQSGGSMSTEAAKKVIQRSIASCRRELLRLVLREDSVVPRPCKELFWKMCKINELFYSHTDGYSSLTEMVGAVNAVIYEPLKLQISNPSSAVKAEK